A stretch of Spirosoma oryzicola DNA encodes these proteins:
- a CDS encoding glycoside hydrolase family 32 protein has product MKNSLLSILVTLLTFAGSTVLAQTHRPRFHFSPKAHWINDPNGMVYYKGVYHLFCQYYPESSVWGPMHWVHATSKDMVHWQEQPVALYPDSLGYIFSGSAVVDINNTTGFGKNGQTPLVAIFTHHNPKLEKQKPEQVESQSLAYSLDEGKTWTKYAGNPVLSNPGITDFRDPKVRWYEAGKKWIMTLATKDRITFFSSPDLKSWSKESDFGSDAGAHGGVWECPDLFPLTHNGKTVWVLIVNINPGGPNGGSATQYFLGDFDGKAFKAYSKETKWMDFGPDNYAGVTFSNTGNRTVLMGWMNNWQYADKVPTSPWRGATTVPREMGLKAVGNELYLTSTPIKELNGLDEPGVSLKSLTVKDSYDLTAKTKKETSLFKLELTAPATADFSVVLANKQGNELVVGYDKKANAYYIDRSKSGKIDFEKGFGKRHTAPRLSADANLSMTLLSDVASVELFADGGLTVMTEIFFPESDMTQLSIKSAQGIAISSLKLTPLNASQKEGM; this is encoded by the coding sequence ATGAAAAACAGCCTCTTATCCATCCTCGTCACCCTGCTGACGTTTGCCGGGTCAACGGTATTGGCCCAGACCCACCGGCCCCGGTTTCATTTTTCGCCCAAAGCCCACTGGATCAACGATCCGAACGGGATGGTCTACTACAAAGGCGTTTATCACCTGTTCTGCCAGTATTACCCCGAAAGCTCGGTCTGGGGGCCGATGCACTGGGTCCACGCCACCAGTAAGGATATGGTCCACTGGCAGGAGCAGCCCGTTGCGCTCTATCCCGACAGTCTGGGATATATCTTTTCGGGGAGCGCCGTTGTTGATATAAACAATACCACCGGATTTGGGAAGAACGGACAAACACCACTGGTCGCTATTTTCACGCACCACAATCCCAAACTCGAAAAGCAGAAGCCGGAGCAGGTGGAGTCGCAGAGTCTGGCCTACAGCCTCGACGAAGGGAAGACCTGGACGAAATACGCTGGAAATCCGGTCCTGAGTAACCCCGGCATTACTGATTTTCGGGACCCCAAAGTGCGGTGGTACGAAGCCGGGAAGAAATGGATCATGACGCTGGCTACCAAAGATCGGATCACGTTCTTTTCATCGCCGGACCTGAAAAGCTGGTCGAAAGAAAGCGATTTCGGGAGTGACGCGGGCGCGCACGGGGGCGTCTGGGAATGCCCGGATTTGTTTCCACTCACGCACAACGGCAAGACCGTCTGGGTACTGATCGTAAACATCAATCCCGGCGGGCCAAATGGCGGTTCGGCTACGCAGTATTTTCTGGGCGATTTTGACGGAAAAGCGTTTAAAGCGTATTCGAAGGAAACGAAATGGATGGATTTCGGACCCGACAACTACGCGGGGGTAACCTTCTCGAATACGGGCAACCGGACGGTTCTGATGGGCTGGATGAACAACTGGCAGTATGCGGATAAAGTACCCACCAGCCCCTGGCGTGGGGCTACGACCGTTCCGCGCGAGATGGGCCTGAAAGCAGTCGGTAACGAACTGTATTTGACGTCTACGCCGATAAAAGAACTGAACGGTCTGGACGAACCGGGCGTTTCGCTGAAAAGCCTGACTGTCAAGGATTCGTACGATCTGACGGCCAAAACCAAAAAGGAAACCTCTCTTTTCAAGCTAGAACTGACGGCTCCGGCCACGGCTGATTTCTCGGTGGTACTCGCCAACAAGCAGGGTAACGAACTAGTGGTAGGTTACGACAAAAAAGCCAACGCGTACTACATTGACCGCTCCAAATCGGGAAAAATAGACTTTGAAAAAGGGTTTGGCAAACGGCACACGGCCCCTCGGCTATCGGCGGACGCCAATCTGTCCATGACGTTACTATCGGATGTGGCCTCGGTCGAACTGTTTGCCGACGGAGGACTAACCGTGATGACAGAAATCTTTTTTCCGGAATCGGATATGACCCAACTGTCGATCAAATCGGCGCAGGGAATAGCTATTTCCAGCCTGAAACTGACGCCCCTGAACGCTTCCCAGAAAGAAGGTATGTAA
- a CDS encoding response regulator, translating into MQQKATIWLVDDDEQVTDIIQRAFKLEQLTCQIVSFPSDTALLEAITQAASLPALLIVDYYLPGTDGLQLIQRLKENPSTSTLKTILFSQNLKSDVVFKAQELNVYQVTNKPTTFQEWRNFADELCLAGYFSSL; encoded by the coding sequence ATGCAACAAAAAGCAACCATCTGGCTTGTCGACGATGACGAACAAGTTACGGACATCATCCAACGAGCCTTCAAGCTCGAGCAGTTGACTTGTCAAATAGTCAGCTTTCCCAGTGACACAGCGTTGCTGGAAGCTATTACGCAGGCCGCTTCACTCCCAGCCTTGCTGATTGTCGATTATTACTTGCCCGGTACGGATGGTTTACAACTCATCCAGCGACTAAAAGAAAACCCATCGACCAGCACGTTGAAAACCATTCTGTTCAGTCAGAATTTAAAGTCGGATGTGGTGTTCAAGGCGCAGGAATTAAACGTTTATCAGGTTACCAACAAGCCTACCACCTTTCAGGAATGGCGTAATTTTGCCGATGAACTTTGCCTGGCGGGTTATTTCTCCTCGCTCTAA
- a CDS encoding RagB/SusD family nutrient uptake outer membrane protein, which translates to MKNKVLVSLLLMAGGGLFSSCKEFLDYQPQGTLSSENIKSADNADALVTAAYASLGNGEMIGPIASMWVYGSVRSDDAYKGGGGVSDLEDINFYEQHNLTQPQQGGGFYHPYTWENYYKAISRANVAIRSISNLTESSFALKTTRLAELRFLRGHAHFMLKMLFKYVPYIDETLTNDQILATSNRKYTNDQLWDKIAEDFQYAVTNLPASQSQVGRANKLSAAAYLAKLRLYQAYEQDETHKVVSINKTKLQQVVDLTQQVISSGKYNLQSDFAENFLPEYDNGVESVFAVQYSINDGTTLGRLNFEDGLNYPHGAPQYGCCGFHQPSQNLANAFGTDANGLPKFDTFNDAVIDFKTATVDPRVDHTIGIDGHPYKYNSASPFSNSWVRDPGVYGFYQTMKSQQLATSSSYKKQGPFMGVSKNIDIIRYSDVLLWQAEAYIELGQQALALPLINKIRARAAASTGRTKKADGTDPSKYLIKPYDSANWTQAYARKALQFERRLEFATESPRFFDLVRWGIAAETLNAYITKEKTRRSHLSGAKFTAGRDEYLPIPQREITFTKGLYQQNPGF; encoded by the coding sequence ATGAAAAATAAAGTTCTGGTTTCATTGCTTCTGATGGCCGGTGGCGGTTTGTTTTCATCCTGCAAAGAATTCCTGGATTACCAGCCGCAGGGAACGCTTTCGTCCGAAAATATAAAAAGCGCCGACAATGCCGACGCTCTCGTAACAGCCGCTTATGCCTCGTTGGGTAACGGCGAAATGATTGGTCCCATCGCCAGCATGTGGGTGTACGGCAGCGTCCGGTCCGACGATGCGTACAAAGGTGGCGGTGGCGTGTCCGATCTGGAAGACATCAACTTCTACGAGCAGCATAACCTGACGCAGCCGCAGCAGGGTGGCGGGTTTTATCACCCGTACACCTGGGAAAACTACTACAAAGCCATTTCGCGGGCTAACGTAGCCATCCGGTCGATCAGCAACCTGACGGAATCGAGTTTTGCGTTGAAAACCACGCGTCTGGCCGAACTGCGGTTTCTGCGCGGTCACGCCCATTTCATGCTGAAAATGCTGTTCAAGTACGTGCCTTACATTGACGAAACGCTGACGAACGATCAGATTCTGGCTACGTCGAACCGGAAGTACACCAACGACCAGCTGTGGGATAAGATCGCCGAAGATTTTCAGTACGCGGTAACGAACCTGCCCGCTTCGCAATCGCAGGTGGGTCGGGCGAACAAACTGTCGGCGGCTGCTTATCTAGCCAAGTTGCGGCTTTATCAGGCGTATGAGCAGGACGAAACCCACAAGGTTGTCAGCATCAACAAAACAAAGTTGCAGCAAGTGGTTGACCTGACCCAGCAGGTGATTAGTTCGGGTAAATACAATCTGCAATCGGATTTCGCCGAGAATTTCCTGCCCGAATACGACAACGGTGTCGAGTCGGTCTTTGCGGTGCAGTATTCCATCAACGACGGAACGACGCTGGGACGGCTTAATTTTGAGGATGGGCTGAACTACCCCCACGGTGCTCCGCAATACGGTTGCTGCGGTTTCCACCAGCCCAGCCAGAACCTGGCCAACGCCTTCGGAACGGATGCCAACGGATTGCCTAAGTTCGATACGTTCAACGACGCTGTGATCGATTTCAAAACGGCTACGGTCGATCCGCGCGTCGATCACACGATTGGCATCGATGGCCACCCGTACAAGTACAATTCGGCTTCACCGTTCAGCAACAGTTGGGTGCGCGATCCGGGCGTATACGGATTCTACCAAACCATGAAATCACAGCAACTGGCAACCAGTTCGTCGTACAAAAAGCAGGGTCCGTTTATGGGTGTTTCGAAAAATATCGACATCATCCGGTACAGTGACGTGCTGCTCTGGCAGGCCGAAGCGTACATCGAACTGGGGCAACAGGCTCTGGCGCTACCGCTGATCAACAAGATACGGGCGCGGGCCGCTGCCAGCACAGGCCGCACCAAGAAAGCCGATGGCACTGATCCATCCAAGTACCTGATCAAGCCCTACGATTCGGCCAACTGGACGCAGGCATACGCCCGGAAGGCTTTACAGTTCGAACGTCGTCTGGAGTTCGCTACCGAAAGCCCCCGCTTCTTTGATCTGGTACGCTGGGGAATTGCCGCCGAAACGCTGAACGCATACATCACCAAGGAAAAAACCCGCCGGTCGCACCTAAGTGGCGCTAAATTTACGGCGGGCCGGGACGAATACCTGCCTATTCCGCAACGGGAAATTACCTTTACGAAAGGTCTTTACCAGCAGAATCCCGGATTTTAA
- a CDS encoding alpha/beta hydrolase yields MNQSTTSLARQCRAFVLTTVCCLIGSLSGFGQDNALKTGTVERIKVHGKGLEGNLAGDSPDRDVSIYLPPSYKTDKNRRYPVIYFLHGFTDSDDKWYGFTKHWINLPATVDKALADGKSKEFIIVTPNAYNRFFGSMYSNSVTIGNWEDYVAKELVAYVDGHYRTIPQATSRGLAGHSMGGYGSIRIGQKHPEIFSSLYLLSPCCMLPNLDATPNPQQAAKLESVKTVADLEKADFGTKAAFASAAAWSPDPGQGVFHLDLPVKDGQPQPIVMAKWVANAPLAMIDQYISNIKQLKAVAFDAGDKDVSIAANNKRLDGVLTSYGIAHTYEEYEGDHINRIAERIEQKMLPFFTTNLSFDQASGMRAAKKK; encoded by the coding sequence ATGAATCAATCAACTACTTCTTTGGCTCGGCAATGTCGGGCGTTTGTGTTGACGACGGTCTGTTGTCTGATCGGTTCGTTGTCTGGCTTTGGTCAGGATAACGCCTTGAAGACGGGAACGGTAGAGCGTATTAAAGTGCATGGGAAAGGGCTGGAGGGCAATCTGGCTGGCGATTCGCCTGATCGGGATGTGTCGATTTATCTGCCGCCGAGTTATAAAACCGACAAGAATCGACGCTACCCCGTTATTTATTTTCTGCACGGGTTTACCGACAGCGATGACAAATGGTATGGGTTTACGAAGCACTGGATCAATCTGCCCGCTACTGTTGATAAGGCGTTGGCAGACGGAAAATCAAAAGAGTTTATTATCGTGACGCCGAACGCCTACAACCGTTTTTTCGGTAGTATGTACTCCAACTCGGTCACCATTGGCAATTGGGAGGATTACGTAGCCAAAGAACTGGTTGCCTATGTCGATGGGCATTACCGGACGATCCCGCAGGCAACCAGTCGGGGGTTGGCCGGTCACTCGATGGGAGGCTACGGCTCGATTCGAATTGGTCAGAAACACCCGGAGATTTTTTCCAGCCTGTATCTATTGAGCCCCTGCTGTATGCTGCCTAATCTGGATGCTACACCCAATCCGCAGCAGGCCGCCAAGCTGGAAAGCGTCAAGACGGTAGCCGATCTGGAAAAAGCTGACTTTGGCACAAAAGCCGCTTTTGCGTCAGCAGCAGCCTGGTCGCCGGACCCCGGTCAGGGCGTTTTTCACCTGGACTTACCGGTAAAAGATGGGCAGCCCCAGCCAATCGTTATGGCTAAGTGGGTAGCCAATGCGCCGTTAGCCATGATCGATCAGTACATTTCAAACATCAAGCAGTTGAAGGCGGTGGCGTTTGATGCCGGCGATAAGGATGTAAGTATTGCGGCCAACAACAAGCGGCTGGATGGGGTGTTGACCAGTTATGGAATTGCGCATACGTACGAAGAATACGAAGGCGATCATATCAACCGCATTGCTGAACGAATCGAGCAGAAGATGCTTCCTTTCTTTACCACCAACCTATCGTTCGATCAAGCCAGCGGAATGCGGGCTGCGAAAAAGAAGTAA
- a CDS encoding RagB/SusD family nutrient uptake outer membrane protein, producing MKKIIFSALALVALSGTYGCTKLEENVLDEASVSGLSDRQLADGNIAPVYALLPNIFLHTNYFAVQEISTDEAILPYRGGTDWGDNGIYLALHQHTHTSTDPNLLNTWNLLAQSLSRSVSAVNTLPNLKDPSAAIYLAEARGMRAYYSMLMLDLFGVVFVKDDPQANSKILRGEAAYNYILSELLAAEPNLSPSVGPGRMSKGAAWGLLARLYLNAAVYRDRYATQFTFQPADMDKVVEYCDKIINSGQYQLSRDYFSIFNSNNHDNKELIFAVDQRAELNGTNRLAYFSISGDQFPLPAYPAANGTDGPAITPDYYRSWTSAYSPKDPSVDPRFYKQNLSIYSNPADSCVAEGDFNINRGILRGQQYGLLRVNGAFLRCPDGKYKVGRLTNVTRNRPTVPVIFTEQVDFTVAGSDYSTGYRVEKYEFSKKSTSGRNLGDADISIVRLADVYLMRAEAKLRKSNDAASALADVNTVRAARTLTTPPPTLTTMDLDLLFRERGFELYWEMVRRTDMIRFGKYEGTWTEKTNNNTRKRIFPIPQTAIDGASNLPGYLVQNESY from the coding sequence ATGAAAAAAATAATCTTTTCCGCGTTGGCGCTCGTTGCTTTGTCGGGAACATACGGTTGCACCAAACTCGAAGAAAACGTACTCGATGAAGCGTCGGTATCGGGCTTATCGGACCGGCAGCTTGCCGACGGTAACATTGCCCCGGTTTACGCGCTGCTTCCCAACATTTTCCTGCATACGAACTACTTCGCCGTTCAGGAAATTTCGACCGACGAAGCGATTCTACCCTACCGGGGCGGCACCGACTGGGGCGACAATGGCATTTATCTGGCCCTGCACCAGCATACGCACACCAGCACAGATCCCAACCTGCTCAATACCTGGAACCTACTGGCGCAAAGCCTTTCGCGTTCCGTGTCGGCCGTCAATACGCTGCCGAACCTTAAAGACCCGTCGGCGGCTATCTACCTGGCCGAAGCACGGGGTATGCGGGCTTACTACTCCATGCTGATGCTTGATCTGTTTGGGGTTGTATTCGTCAAAGACGATCCACAGGCCAACTCAAAAATTTTACGCGGAGAGGCCGCCTACAATTACATCCTGAGCGAATTATTAGCCGCCGAGCCTAATCTATCCCCTTCGGTTGGTCCTGGCCGGATGAGCAAAGGGGCAGCCTGGGGTCTGCTGGCGCGGCTTTATCTCAATGCCGCCGTGTATCGCGACCGGTACGCTACGCAGTTTACGTTTCAACCCGCCGATATGGATAAGGTGGTGGAATACTGTGACAAGATTATCAACTCGGGTCAGTACCAGCTGTCGAGGGATTACTTTTCAATTTTCAACTCGAATAACCACGACAACAAGGAGTTGATCTTTGCCGTCGACCAGCGGGCCGAGCTGAATGGAACAAACCGACTGGCTTATTTCTCGATTTCGGGCGACCAGTTTCCGCTGCCTGCTTACCCGGCGGCTAACGGCACCGACGGTCCGGCCATCACGCCCGATTACTACCGAAGCTGGACCAGCGCGTATTCACCAAAAGATCCGTCCGTTGACCCGCGTTTTTACAAGCAAAACCTGTCGATTTACTCGAACCCGGCGGATTCGTGCGTAGCCGAGGGTGATTTCAACATCAACCGGGGTATTCTACGCGGCCAACAGTACGGCCTGCTGCGGGTGAACGGCGCTTTCTTGCGTTGCCCCGATGGCAAATACAAAGTTGGCAGGCTGACCAACGTAACCCGCAACCGCCCCACCGTACCCGTGATTTTCACCGAGCAGGTTGATTTCACCGTAGCGGGCAGCGATTACAGCACGGGCTACCGGGTCGAAAAATACGAGTTCAGCAAGAAATCGACGAGTGGCCGGAACCTGGGCGACGCAGACATTTCGATTGTTCGGCTGGCCGATGTGTATCTGATGCGTGCGGAAGCCAAACTCCGCAAGAGCAATGATGCAGCCAGCGCCCTCGCCGACGTGAACACGGTTCGGGCAGCGCGTACGCTGACAACGCCCCCACCTACCCTGACGACGATGGATCTGGACCTGCTGTTCCGGGAGCGCGGTTTCGAATTGTACTGGGAAATGGTTCGCCGGACGGATATGATCCGCTTTGGTAAATACGAAGGGACCTGGACCGAAAAGACCAACAACAATACCCGCAAGCGCATCTTCCCGATTCCACAAACCGCCATCGATGGCGCGTCGAACTTGCCCGGTTATCTAGTGCAGAACGAAAGCTATTAA
- a CDS encoding WYL domain-containing protein: MADTPTELRVRLSIIINKELVFELARLGPEVKVLSPQRLIDDLNQFHHQAYQQYCL, from the coding sequence TTGGCGGATACACCGACCGAACTTCGGGTCAGGCTGTCGATTATCATTAATAAGGAACTGGTCTTTGAACTAGCTCGGTTGGGGCCGGAGGTAAAGGTGTTATCTCCGCAACGGCTGATCGACGACCTCAACCAGTTTCACCATCAGGCGTATCAGCAGTATTGTCTTTGA
- a CDS encoding SusC/RagA family TonB-linked outer membrane protein has translation MPSIYKLTSQYGRCWRLLLLALAVTVSLSAQAANLPLAVSATAHSTNAKTTADVTITGRVTDATTNEALAGCSVVLKGTQRGTTTDADGQYRITIPNANNAVLVFGFIGFVSQEVAVSNRTAINVALSSSASELSQVVVIGYGSTTKKDMTGSIKSVKSTDFNRGIINSPEQLIQGKVAGVNVTSASGEPGSSQTITIRGPGGVRTGSTPLFVLDGLPLDNSSTGGVTNPLTFLNPQDIESIDVLKDASATAIYGARGANGVVLITTKKGKSGSASLTLSSSLGISKMARPLPVFTADEFREQVKALGGVLDDKGGSTDWQKEISQTAYTQNHNLSFSGGSDKLTYYGSVGVQNQQGVLKNSQLDRYTGRINATQRMLDDRLTLDVNLNASYTNNQRPPGNSAGSGVTTIGGAISANPTFPAYDSAGDPFQYQGATNPLITLKLEKDITTTNRIVANISPSYKILKNLVYKLNFGIDNSSAVRDQQSLANAVPQQDGRLLSTYTTNRNVLVENYFTYTLTKTNHNLTALLGHSYQNFFVQERNWSINKFPITPVEPIYNPGLGQELTLANNRPTGFALKNELQSFFGRVNYQFNDKYLVTATVRADGSSKFGANNKYGVFPSFSAGWRLSEESFLKSGPFTDLKLRAGWGQTGNQEIPAKITQALFTAQVSNTTSYPLDGSTSYPAGISYTRLANPDIQWEVSSQTDLGLDFAVFKGALSGSVDYFRKVSNKILLEVIPADPVQPASTYWTNVPNMSITNQGLELDLNYRYASLSGFRFDIGGNITFIDNVVRNSPYSVITSGSAQGSGLTSATVNGYINGQPIGTFFLKEFTGFDEKGISTYRDADGDGIVTDKDRIAAGSALPTKQFNINSTLAYKGFDLAINFNGVSGNKIYDNTANASFYKLRLSKGLNSTPEAIQYAQESINNSAPVSTRYLKSGSFFRLNNLALGYNLNPKSIGINRWLNGIRISVTAQNLFVITKYDGYDPEVNTDRAVNGISSFGIDYLSYPKARSVIFGLNLTF, from the coding sequence ATGCCATCCATCTACAAATTGACTTCTCAATATGGGCGTTGCTGGCGGTTATTGCTTTTAGCTTTAGCCGTTACCGTTTCACTATCCGCCCAGGCAGCAAATTTGCCCCTGGCGGTAAGCGCAACGGCTCATTCAACAAACGCAAAAACGACGGCTGACGTCACGATCACTGGTCGGGTGACCGATGCAACCACCAACGAAGCCCTGGCCGGTTGCAGCGTCGTACTGAAAGGAACTCAGCGCGGCACAACCACCGACGCTGATGGGCAATACCGGATCACCATACCCAACGCGAACAATGCCGTACTTGTCTTTGGTTTTATCGGTTTCGTATCGCAGGAAGTAGCGGTCAGCAATCGCACGGCGATCAACGTAGCCCTTAGCTCGTCAGCGTCCGAATTGAGCCAGGTTGTCGTGATTGGTTACGGTAGCACTACCAAGAAAGATATGACCGGGTCCATCAAATCGGTGAAAAGCACTGATTTTAACCGGGGGATCATCAACTCGCCGGAGCAATTGATCCAGGGTAAAGTAGCCGGGGTAAATGTAACGTCGGCGAGTGGCGAACCCGGTAGTTCGCAAACCATTACGATTCGCGGACCCGGTGGTGTTCGGACCGGCAGTACTCCCCTCTTCGTGCTCGACGGTTTACCCCTGGACAATTCCAGCACGGGCGGGGTTACCAACCCACTGACGTTTCTGAATCCACAGGATATCGAATCGATTGACGTACTGAAAGATGCCTCGGCAACGGCGATCTACGGAGCGCGGGGCGCCAACGGCGTTGTCCTGATCACGACCAAGAAAGGAAAATCGGGTTCCGCGTCGCTGACTCTTTCGTCGAGTCTGGGCATTTCCAAAATGGCGCGTCCGCTGCCAGTATTTACGGCGGATGAGTTTCGGGAGCAAGTAAAAGCGCTTGGTGGTGTTCTAGATGATAAAGGTGGATCAACCGACTGGCAAAAAGAAATCAGCCAGACCGCATACACCCAGAACCATAATTTGTCGTTTAGTGGCGGATCGGATAAGCTAACCTATTACGGGTCCGTCGGCGTACAGAACCAGCAGGGCGTTCTCAAAAACAGCCAGCTCGACCGCTATACGGGTCGTATCAACGCAACACAACGGATGCTGGATGACCGGCTGACGCTGGACGTAAACCTTAACGCATCGTACACAAATAATCAACGGCCTCCCGGAAACTCGGCAGGTAGCGGAGTGACGACCATTGGCGGTGCCATCTCCGCTAATCCCACATTTCCCGCTTACGATTCGGCAGGTGATCCGTTTCAGTACCAAGGAGCTACAAACCCGTTGATCACGTTGAAGCTCGAGAAAGACATAACGACCACGAACCGGATCGTAGCCAATATTTCACCGTCCTACAAAATTCTGAAGAATCTGGTCTACAAGCTCAATTTCGGCATCGACAACTCCAGTGCGGTTCGCGATCAACAGTCACTGGCCAACGCCGTTCCGCAACAGGACGGACGGCTGCTGAGCACTTACACTACCAACCGCAACGTGCTGGTAGAAAACTACTTCACGTACACGCTCACCAAGACCAACCACAATCTGACGGCTTTGCTGGGTCACTCCTACCAGAATTTCTTTGTGCAGGAGCGCAACTGGAGCATCAACAAATTCCCGATTACGCCCGTCGAACCAATCTACAACCCTGGTTTAGGGCAGGAACTGACGCTAGCGAATAACCGCCCAACGGGTTTCGCGCTGAAGAATGAATTGCAATCGTTTTTTGGCCGGGTCAATTACCAGTTCAACGACAAGTATCTGGTAACAGCTACCGTACGGGCCGACGGTTCGTCGAAGTTCGGTGCCAACAACAAATACGGCGTTTTCCCATCGTTTTCAGCGGGATGGCGGCTGTCGGAAGAAAGCTTTCTGAAATCGGGACCGTTCACAGATCTGAAATTACGGGCGGGCTGGGGCCAGACGGGCAACCAGGAAATTCCGGCTAAAATCACGCAGGCCCTGTTTACGGCTCAGGTGTCCAACACGACCAGCTATCCCCTCGACGGTTCGACCAGCTACCCCGCCGGTATCTCGTACACCCGACTGGCGAATCCCGACATTCAATGGGAAGTATCGTCGCAAACCGATTTAGGACTTGATTTTGCCGTGTTCAAAGGGGCATTGTCGGGTTCGGTCGATTACTTCCGCAAAGTATCGAACAAGATTCTGCTTGAAGTAATCCCCGCCGATCCCGTTCAACCCGCCAGCACCTATTGGACCAACGTGCCGAACATGAGCATCACCAACCAGGGGCTCGAACTGGACTTGAACTACCGTTACGCCAGCCTGAGCGGTTTCCGATTCGACATCGGGGGAAACATCACGTTCATTGACAACGTAGTCCGCAACTCCCCTTATTCGGTTATCACGTCGGGATCGGCGCAGGGTTCGGGCCTCACGTCGGCAACGGTCAACGGCTACATTAACGGGCAACCCATCGGTACGTTTTTCCTGAAAGAATTCACGGGCTTTGACGAGAAAGGGATTAGCACCTACCGAGATGCGGACGGCGACGGTATCGTCACGGACAAAGACCGGATTGCGGCTGGCAGCGCGTTGCCTACCAAGCAGTTCAATATCAACAGTACTCTGGCATACAAAGGCTTCGACTTAGCGATCAACTTCAATGGCGTGTCGGGCAACAAGATTTACGACAATACGGCCAACGCGAGTTTTTACAAGTTGCGGTTGTCGAAGGGCCTGAACTCGACACCCGAAGCCATTCAGTACGCGCAAGAGTCGATCAACAACTCGGCCCCGGTATCGACACGCTATTTAAAGAGCGGCAGCTTTTTCCGGCTCAACAACCTCGCGCTCGGTTATAACCTGAATCCGAAGTCGATAGGTATCAACCGCTGGCTCAACGGCATTCGGATCTCTGTAACGGCTCAGAACCTGTTCGTCATTACCAAATACGACGGGTACGATCCAGAGGTTAACACCGACCGTGCCGTGAATGGTATTTCGTCTTTTGGTATCGATTACCTCAGCTACCCCAAAGCGCGCTCGGTCATCTTTGGTCTGAACCTTACATTCTAA